From Brevibacillus marinus, a single genomic window includes:
- a CDS encoding helix-turn-helix transcriptional regulator produces the protein MILQIVKEEGPITGEQIAERLNLTRATLRPDLSVLTMCGYLDARPRVGYFYVGRPTGNVLSDRLHKLKVQDYKAMPIAVQESSSVYDAIVTLFLEDVGTLYVVNQKGLLAGVVSRKDLLRASLGNKSLEDMPVSIIMTRMPNIVTVTPEESLFEAAKKLIDFQIDSLPVVRPTAEDSRSLELLGRVTKTTIVKVFVELGQEPSV, from the coding sequence ATGATCCTGCAGATCGTCAAGGAGGAAGGGCCGATTACCGGCGAGCAGATCGCGGAACGGCTCAACCTGACGCGAGCCACCCTGCGGCCCGACCTGTCCGTCCTGACGATGTGCGGATACCTCGATGCGCGACCACGCGTCGGTTATTTTTATGTTGGCCGCCCTACAGGCAACGTGCTCAGCGACCGCCTGCACAAACTAAAGGTTCAGGATTACAAAGCGATGCCGATCGCCGTCCAGGAATCTTCTTCCGTGTATGACGCGATCGTTACGCTTTTTTTGGAAGATGTCGGAACGCTTTATGTGGTAAATCAAAAAGGGCTGCTGGCCGGGGTTGTCTCGCGCAAGGACCTGCTGCGCGCTTCGCTGGGGAACAAGTCCCTCGAGGACATGCCGGTCAGCATCATCATGACCCGGATGCCCAATATCGTCACCGTTACGCCGGAAGAGAGCCTGTTTGAAGCGGCGAAAAAGCTGATTGACTTTCAGATCGATTCACTTCCCGTGGTCCGACCGACAGCGGAAGACAGCAGAAGTTTGGAACTGCTTGGCCGGGTGACCAAGACGACGATTGTCAAGGTTTTTGTCGAATTAGGCCAAGAACCGAGTGTATAG
- a CDS encoding pyruvate, water dikinase regulatory protein, whose product MIGNQPGQLIYVVSDSIGETAEFVVRAAASQFAAHLIQTEKYPYIEETAEIDEIIESAKESRALIVFTLVVPELKQHMIERAAAANVPVIDVMGPIMGALQQILQATPTGKPGLVRRLDEEYFRKVDAIEFAVKYDDGRDPRGLLRADVVLIGVSRTSKTPLSMYLANKRLKVANVPLVPEVEPPEELFQLPAGRVIGLTINSEQLTGIRAERLKALGLAARANYATRERINCELEYARKIMEKIGCPVIDVSNKAVEETANIILDMIRGSRVRKEKQ is encoded by the coding sequence ATGATCGGGAACCAGCCTGGCCAACTCATCTACGTTGTCTCTGATTCAATCGGCGAAACCGCCGAGTTCGTCGTACGCGCCGCAGCCAGCCAGTTTGCCGCCCATCTCATCCAGACGGAAAAATATCCCTACATTGAAGAAACAGCAGAGATCGACGAGATTATCGAATCCGCCAAGGAGTCCCGAGCGCTGATCGTCTTTACGCTGGTTGTCCCCGAATTGAAACAGCACATGATCGAGCGGGCCGCGGCTGCCAACGTGCCGGTGATCGACGTGATGGGACCGATCATGGGAGCGCTGCAGCAGATTCTGCAGGCTACGCCGACGGGGAAACCGGGACTGGTCAGGCGATTGGACGAAGAGTACTTCCGCAAGGTGGATGCGATTGAGTTTGCCGTCAAATACGATGACGGAAGAGATCCGCGCGGGCTGCTGCGCGCCGATGTGGTCCTGATCGGGGTGTCCCGTACCTCCAAGACGCCGCTGTCGATGTATCTGGCCAACAAACGGTTAAAAGTGGCCAATGTACCCCTCGTGCCGGAAGTGGAGCCGCCTGAGGAGCTGTTTCAACTGCCGGCGGGACGTGTCATCGGCTTGACGATCAACTCCGAGCAGCTGACCGGCATCCGCGCCGAACGGCTGAAGGCGCTCGGCCTCGCCGCGCGTGCCAATTACGCGACGCGGGAGCGGATCAACTGCGAACTGGAATATGCCCGGAAGATTATGGAGAAGATCGGCTGTCCGGTCATCGACGTATCCAACAAGGCGGTGGAGGAGACGGCCAACATCATCCTCGATATGATCCGCGGCAGCCGGGTGCGCAAAGAAAAGCAATAA